A stretch of Kyrpidia spormannii DNA encodes these proteins:
- a CDS encoding NifU family protein yields MLREKVEEALERIRPGLQFDGGDVELVDVEDGVVTLHLIGACGGCPMSTMTLKMGIERALRAAVPEVKEVVAV; encoded by the coding sequence ATGCTTCGGGAGAAAGTGGAAGAAGCTTTGGAGCGGATCCGGCCGGGTTTGCAATTCGACGGCGGAGACGTGGAGTTGGTGGATGTCGAAGACGGTGTGGTGACCCTGCACCTGATCGGCGCCTGCGGGGGATGCCCGATGTCCACCATGACCTTGAAGATGGGGATCGAGCGGGCACTTCGGGCCGCGGTTCCCGAGGTCAAGGAAGTCGTCGCCGTCTGA
- the yfmF gene encoding EF-P 5-aminopentanol modification-associated protein YfmF, translated as MSEEFETTTVPGGQVHLWSTSRFHTITMVAYWVWPLERETVTAATLLPHVLLRGTRNLPEFDDLQNAFSDLYGASIQADAKRKGDLVTLEFVVQVPAGQRITEGLDLTRPALELLGQVLWDPLVVGDGFEEDRVHREKEQHRKRIASLMDDKMLYAAQRCTAEMFAGQAYAAPRYGFEEDLAQISGASLYALYEQIRDGGSFHLFVAGPVDPDPVVAFAAKWGRAGVRGDWSAGEPFMADRPVKMVEEVMDIQQGKLNIGYRTGSGWRDQDFPAMMMYNGVLGGFPHSKLFINVRERANLAYYASSRLDAHKGVLYVMTGIPSDHRDTVMEIVDRQVEAMARGEINDEEWTWTRIGLQNQYRELQDSPYGMIDMRLAGILHGVSRSPGEMIKALDAVTEEEVAAVGRRVQKDTVYFLRGKEGTEDAGTEV; from the coding sequence TTGAGTGAGGAATTTGAAACCACGACCGTTCCGGGAGGACAGGTGCACCTGTGGTCCACCAGTCGTTTCCACACCATCACCATGGTGGCGTACTGGGTGTGGCCGCTAGAACGGGAGACGGTGACCGCCGCAACGCTTCTTCCCCATGTGCTCCTGAGAGGAACTCGAAACCTTCCGGAGTTTGATGATCTTCAGAATGCCTTCTCCGATCTGTACGGGGCCTCGATCCAGGCGGATGCCAAACGCAAAGGGGATCTGGTCACGTTGGAGTTTGTCGTGCAAGTGCCGGCTGGGCAGAGAATCACAGAGGGGTTGGATTTGACCCGCCCGGCATTAGAATTGTTGGGACAAGTGTTATGGGACCCCCTGGTCGTCGGGGATGGGTTCGAGGAAGATCGCGTCCATCGGGAAAAAGAGCAGCATCGGAAAAGAATCGCAAGTCTCATGGACGACAAAATGCTGTATGCCGCCCAGCGTTGTACAGCGGAGATGTTCGCCGGCCAGGCTTATGCGGCCCCGAGATACGGATTTGAAGAAGACCTGGCCCAAATCAGCGGAGCTTCTCTCTATGCCCTCTATGAACAGATCCGGGACGGGGGCTCTTTTCACCTGTTTGTGGCTGGGCCGGTGGACCCGGATCCGGTGGTGGCCTTTGCCGCGAAATGGGGGAGAGCAGGGGTCCGGGGGGATTGGTCTGCCGGGGAGCCCTTTATGGCCGATCGACCGGTTAAAATGGTGGAAGAGGTCATGGATATTCAACAAGGGAAACTGAATATCGGTTATCGAACGGGATCCGGTTGGCGGGATCAAGATTTTCCCGCGATGATGATGTACAACGGGGTATTGGGTGGGTTTCCCCATTCAAAATTGTTCATCAATGTTCGGGAACGGGCAAACTTGGCCTATTATGCGTCTAGCCGCCTGGATGCCCACAAGGGAGTCTTGTACGTGATGACGGGGATTCCCAGCGATCATCGGGACACGGTGATGGAGATCGTCGACCGACAAGTGGAAGCCATGGCCCGGGGGGAAATCAACGACGAGGAGTGGACCTGGACGCGGATCGGTTTGCAAAACCAGTACCGGGAGTTGCAGGATTCGCCTTACGGCATGATCGACATGAGGCTGGCGGGAATTCTTCACGGTGTCTCCCGTTCACCCGGGGAGATGATAAAGGCCTTGGATGCGGTGACAGAGGAGGAAGTGGCTGCTGTAGGCAGGAGGGTTCAAAAGGATACCGTATATTTTCTGCGCGGAAAGGAGGGGACAGAGGATGCGGGAACGGAAGTATGA
- the yfmH gene encoding EF-P 5-aminopentanol modification-associated protein YfmH, translating into MRERKYDHLGVRMVEHRCANGLTVTVLPKPGYNQVFATYSTNFGSIDHRFRSGDGREIKVPDGVAHFLEHKMFEKKEGDVFRLFASRAASANAYTTFDMTAYLFSATHDILENLETLLDFVDEPYFTDETVEKEKGIIAQEIRMYEDNPDARVYYQLLKGLYEHHPVRIQIAGTVESIRAISKEDLYTCYRGFYHPQNMHLLVVGGIDPETVIETVEKNQAKKANRTAEGPAQRLAETEPDRVFQARQECEMPVNTPRIFVGYKDVGTEVRGAEGLKRDTVTSLLFDALFTKGGPLYGQLFEKQLIDQSFGWEYDYGRGYAHAVIGGNTPEPERFLEVVAEGWRQVEKDGIGDEILERSRKRLIGQFVKSLDSLRFLARYITAYHFKDMDLFATIPALQTVKREDVEARLRELIRPERQAVSLVRPVN; encoded by the coding sequence ATGCGGGAACGGAAGTATGATCACTTGGGGGTTCGCATGGTGGAACACCGGTGCGCGAACGGTCTGACGGTGACGGTGTTGCCCAAGCCGGGCTATAACCAGGTATTTGCCACGTATTCCACGAATTTCGGCTCCATCGACCACCGCTTCCGATCCGGGGACGGGCGGGAGATCAAAGTCCCCGACGGCGTGGCGCATTTTCTTGAGCACAAGATGTTCGAGAAAAAAGAAGGGGATGTGTTTCGATTATTTGCTTCCCGGGCGGCATCGGCCAACGCCTATACAACTTTTGATATGACCGCCTATCTGTTCTCAGCTACCCATGATATCCTCGAAAACCTCGAAACCCTTTTGGATTTTGTCGACGAACCGTATTTTACCGACGAGACTGTTGAAAAAGAGAAGGGGATCATCGCCCAGGAGATCCGCATGTACGAAGACAATCCGGATGCCCGGGTCTATTACCAGCTTCTCAAGGGACTTTATGAACACCACCCGGTGCGTATTCAGATTGCGGGTACAGTGGAGAGCATCCGGGCCATCAGCAAAGAAGACCTTTACACCTGCTACCGGGGCTTCTATCACCCCCAGAATATGCACCTGTTGGTGGTCGGGGGAATCGACCCGGAGACGGTGATTGAGACGGTGGAGAAGAACCAGGCGAAAAAGGCAAACCGCACTGCCGAGGGACCGGCTCAGCGATTGGCGGAGACGGAACCCGACCGGGTGTTTCAAGCTCGCCAGGAGTGCGAAATGCCGGTGAACACCCCGCGAATTTTTGTGGGGTATAAGGATGTCGGCACGGAGGTTCGGGGGGCGGAGGGGTTGAAAAGAGACACGGTGACCTCTCTTTTGTTCGACGCCTTGTTCACAAAGGGCGGTCCCCTGTACGGACAATTGTTCGAAAAGCAGCTGATTGATCAGAGTTTCGGGTGGGAGTATGATTACGGACGAGGATATGCCCACGCGGTGATCGGAGGCAACACCCCTGAACCCGAACGTTTTCTGGAGGTTGTGGCCGAGGGGTGGCGCCAGGTGGAGAAGGACGGGATTGGAGACGAGATTCTGGAGAGAAGCCGCAAGCGGTTGATCGGACAGTTCGTGAAAAGCCTCGATTCATTGCGGTTCTTGGCCCGGTACATCACGGCCTATCATTTTAAGGACATGGATTTGTTCGCCACCATTCCGGCCTTGCAAACAGTGAAGCGGGAGGATGTGGAGGCGCGGCTGCGGGAGTTGATCCGGCCCGAAAGACAAGCCGTCTCTCTAGTGCGTCCGGTGAACTGA
- a CDS encoding CPBP family intramembrane glutamic endopeptidase, with protein sequence MAEGGHGRRLSPWARLILYTALVAVAGLVVTGLNAGALNESGGDGRLSGWVLLVAAALVPVMYRFGEGRSPAHMGLRLEGFARQASSGALWGAIGVMGAVTLFWAVGWVHWPKGFSGATPGRGLISCSFLALWEELAFRGYLFSTLRSQYGSRPAVVGSALLYALYAAMGAPGPLFACNRFLLGLLLAQSRDNSNSLGWAVGFHWMWIGLQGPLFGMGVPALGGPVAEWFGPQWLFPDEAGLESGAAATAGLIVYLGLFSHFLSKRSS encoded by the coding sequence ATGGCGGAGGGGGGACATGGAAGGCGTCTGTCACCGTGGGCGCGGCTCATTTTGTACACGGCACTGGTCGCAGTGGCCGGGCTCGTGGTGACAGGGCTTAACGCAGGGGCTCTCAATGAGTCGGGAGGCGACGGCCGGCTCAGTGGATGGGTGCTCTTGGTTGCCGCTGCCTTGGTGCCGGTGATGTATCGCTTTGGCGAAGGCCGTTCTCCCGCCCATATGGGGCTGCGTCTGGAAGGTTTTGCTCGCCAGGCCTCCTCGGGAGCTTTGTGGGGGGCGATTGGCGTGATGGGCGCCGTCACGCTGTTTTGGGCAGTGGGATGGGTCCATTGGCCCAAGGGTTTTTCCGGCGCCACCCCCGGGCGGGGTTTGATCAGTTGCTCATTTTTGGCTCTTTGGGAAGAGCTGGCTTTTCGAGGCTACTTATTCTCCACCCTTCGCAGCCAGTATGGTTCCCGGCCCGCGGTGGTCGGAAGCGCGTTGCTATACGCCCTGTATGCGGCGATGGGGGCTCCGGGGCCGCTCTTCGCATGCAACCGCTTTTTATTGGGCTTGCTATTGGCCCAGTCCCGGGACAATAGCAATTCCCTCGGGTGGGCGGTGGGTTTTCATTGGATGTGGATCGGTCTTCAAGGCCCTCTCTTTGGTATGGGGGTGCCCGCCCTGGGCGGACCAGTGGCGGAGTGGTTTGGACCGCAGTGGTTGTTTCCAGACGAGGCGGGACTAGAATCGGGGGCGGCGGCCACCGCCGGGCTGATCGTGTATCTTGGCCTCTTTTCTCACTTTTTGTCCAAGCGATCCTCTTGA
- a CDS encoding ABC transporter ATP-binding protein, translated as MSLEIEGLTVEGDPGFSLRIPGWFVGEGDIATLVGPQGAGKTLLLETIAGFVRPVSGDIRVGGRSVVGLPVEHRNIAVLFARDGLFPHMTVFRNLSFVVPRPRLARRWLSLADLEALADLYPRQLNSFDRRRVELIRALASRPRVILIDEPTADIPEESKEQWRSFAGSWLRETRVTAVVAVSNVEEAFHWSNRLALLWKGRLVQEGTTEDVWNRPATPEVAAILGGGRVFRGQVVQRSHSWMLVRLYPGQGAVDLMIWSNWLYREWEDVWVYIPSYAWKVWPRGEGEAAAASPNRFPGSVGSIQLHLEGVLVEVNTHRLTVRALIPHRDWARAAFAQGEPVWLSIDPSDPQLIRAKQ; from the coding sequence TTGAGTCTGGAGATCGAGGGGTTGACGGTAGAGGGGGATCCCGGTTTTTCCCTGCGTATACCGGGGTGGTTTGTCGGGGAAGGAGACATTGCCACTTTGGTCGGACCCCAGGGTGCCGGGAAAACCCTCCTTTTAGAAACGATTGCCGGTTTCGTCCGACCCGTGTCAGGCGATATCCGGGTCGGGGGACGGTCGGTGGTGGGACTACCTGTAGAGCATCGCAACATCGCGGTTCTTTTTGCTCGGGACGGCCTTTTTCCCCATATGACGGTTTTTCGGAATCTGTCTTTTGTCGTGCCTCGCCCCCGCCTTGCCCGTCGCTGGCTCTCCCTCGCTGACCTTGAGGCTTTAGCCGATCTCTATCCCCGGCAGTTGAACTCCTTCGACAGGCGCCGGGTGGAGCTGATCCGGGCTCTGGCCAGCCGTCCCCGGGTGATTCTGATTGATGAACCGACGGCTGATATTCCCGAGGAGAGCAAGGAGCAGTGGCGCAGCTTTGCCGGGAGCTGGCTTCGGGAGACCCGAGTCACGGCGGTGGTAGCCGTTTCAAACGTGGAGGAGGCTTTCCACTGGTCGAACCGCCTTGCTCTGCTTTGGAAGGGCCGGTTGGTCCAGGAGGGCACCACGGAAGACGTATGGAACCGACCGGCCACCCCCGAGGTGGCGGCGATCTTGGGGGGAGGTCGGGTGTTCCGGGGACAGGTCGTCCAAAGGAGCCACTCGTGGATGTTGGTACGCCTGTATCCCGGCCAGGGCGCCGTGGACCTCATGATCTGGTCGAACTGGTTGTACCGAGAATGGGAGGACGTGTGGGTTTACATCCCATCGTACGCGTGGAAGGTGTGGCCCCGGGGGGAAGGGGAGGCCGCAGCGGCGTCCCCCAATCGATTCCCGGGCTCAGTCGGCAGCATTCAATTGCACCTCGAAGGCGTCCTTGTGGAAGTGAATACGCATCGCCTGACGGTCAGAGCCCTGATCCCCCATCGGGACTGGGCGCGGGCCGCCTTTGCCCAAGGAGAACCGGTATGGCTCTCCATCGACCCTAGTGACCCGCAGCTGATTCGGGCAAAACAATAG
- a CDS encoding N-acetylmuramoyl-L-alanine amidase: MLVCLDPGHGGSDPGATYGTLYEKTLTLALALALGRRLVDTYSVDVMYTRQDDRFVGLSERARIANDARANFFLSIHINAGGGEGYEDYIYPGTEKGSTGRIRDVLHDYIAHFLQKLGVADRGKKEADFAVLRETVMDAVLLEVLFIDSAKDRALLVSPEFQDQFAAAAAAGLADALQLPLRGTPTPAPTPAPTSSPGPEVLYRVQVGAFHDRQRADALAAELRQKGYPAIVLPESAAGH; this comes from the coding sequence ATGTTGGTCTGCCTAGACCCTGGACATGGGGGCTCCGACCCCGGGGCCACCTATGGAACCCTCTATGAGAAAACCCTCACCCTGGCCCTGGCTTTGGCGCTAGGCCGTCGCCTGGTGGACACGTATTCTGTGGATGTCATGTACACAAGACAGGATGATCGGTTCGTCGGCTTATCCGAACGGGCAAGAATTGCGAACGATGCCCGGGCAAATTTCTTTTTGTCGATTCACATCAACGCCGGCGGCGGGGAAGGGTATGAGGATTACATCTACCCCGGCACCGAGAAAGGATCCACCGGCCGAATCCGGGACGTGTTGCACGATTATATCGCTCATTTTCTCCAGAAACTCGGGGTGGCGGACCGGGGGAAGAAAGAAGCGGATTTTGCCGTACTTCGGGAAACCGTGATGGATGCGGTGCTCCTGGAAGTCCTGTTTATCGACAGTGCCAAGGACCGCGCCTTGTTGGTCTCACCTGAATTCCAAGACCAGTTCGCAGCCGCGGCCGCCGCGGGGCTCGCCGACGCCCTGCAACTTCCCCTCCGGGGAACCCCCACGCCGGCTCCGACTCCGGCTCCGACCTCTTCCCCGGGGCCAGAAGTGTTATACCGCGTTCAGGTCGGCGCCTTCCACGACCGGCAGCGGGCAGATGCTTTGGCGGCTGAGCTGCGCCAAAAGGGATACCCCGCTATTGTTTTGCCCGAATCAGCTGCGGGTCACTAG
- a CDS encoding NAD(P)/FAD-dependent oxidoreductase, protein MNKRVVVLGAGYGGLVAALKLAKGTPAGSVDITLVNKYDYHQLVTQLYEPAAAAKRDTEVRIPLKKLLAGKPIRFVQDVVTKIDPKEKVVTLEGGELSYDYLVVALGSETEYFGIPGMKEYGMTLKSVDEARLIRTHIERCFAEYPLDPRPELLTFVVGGAGLTGIELVGEIADWLPRLCEESNIPREQVTLYNVEAMPSILPGFEPDLVAKAEEVLKAKGVIFKVGSPIVQVEPGAVHLKDGAVIQSRTIIWTGGVRGNQIVVDAGFETEPRGRAKVNEYLQAVGYDDVYMAGDCCFVLNEQGRPYPPTAQLAIQMGNSVAHNLAADLQGRPKTPFVPKILGTVASLGGRDAVGKVGNNYKASGRVAYFIKDLSQIRYLAKIGALMK, encoded by the coding sequence GTGAACAAGCGCGTGGTGGTTTTGGGAGCGGGGTACGGAGGATTGGTGGCCGCCCTGAAGCTGGCTAAAGGAACGCCGGCCGGATCGGTGGACATCACCCTCGTCAACAAATACGACTATCACCAGCTGGTGACCCAGTTGTATGAACCGGCGGCAGCGGCGAAACGGGATACGGAGGTTCGGATTCCTCTCAAAAAGTTGCTCGCCGGGAAGCCGATTCGCTTTGTCCAGGATGTGGTAACAAAAATTGACCCAAAGGAAAAGGTCGTGACCTTGGAGGGTGGGGAGCTCTCCTACGATTATCTTGTGGTGGCCCTGGGGAGCGAGACAGAGTACTTTGGCATTCCGGGGATGAAAGAGTACGGCATGACGTTGAAGTCCGTCGATGAAGCGCGGTTGATTCGCACGCATATCGAGCGCTGCTTCGCGGAATACCCGTTGGATCCCCGGCCGGAGTTGCTGACTTTTGTGGTGGGCGGTGCAGGACTCACGGGCATTGAGTTGGTGGGGGAGATCGCCGATTGGCTTCCCCGACTTTGTGAAGAAAGTAACATTCCCCGGGAACAAGTGACCTTGTACAACGTTGAAGCAATGCCTTCGATTCTTCCCGGTTTCGAGCCCGATCTGGTGGCCAAAGCGGAAGAAGTCCTCAAGGCCAAAGGTGTGATCTTCAAGGTGGGATCGCCCATCGTGCAGGTGGAGCCTGGAGCCGTTCACCTGAAAGATGGAGCAGTGATCCAAAGCCGGACCATCATCTGGACCGGCGGTGTGCGGGGCAATCAGATCGTCGTGGACGCCGGATTCGAAACCGAGCCCCGGGGGCGGGCTAAAGTCAACGAGTATCTTCAGGCCGTCGGTTACGATGACGTGTACATGGCCGGAGATTGTTGCTTTGTCCTGAATGAACAGGGGCGGCCGTATCCGCCCACGGCTCAGCTTGCCATCCAGATGGGCAATTCCGTAGCCCACAATCTGGCCGCCGACCTGCAAGGCCGCCCAAAGACCCCCTTTGTGCCCAAGATTCTCGGCACGGTGGCGTCCCTGGGAGGCCGGGATGCTGTGGGGAAAGTCGGAAACAATTACAAGGCCTCCGGGCGAGTGGCGTACTTCATTAAGGATTTGAGCCAGATCAGGTACCTGGCCAAAATCGGCGCTCTGATGAAATAA